The window GAGTTCGGGGGCCTCGTCGCCGTCGACGACCTCTCCTTTGCGGTTCAGGAGGGGGAAATCCTCGGCTTCATCGGCCCCAACGGCGCCGGGAAGTCGACGACGTTCAACTGCGTCACCGGCACCTACCAGCCGACGGGCGGCAACGTCTACTTCAAAGGCCGCGACGTCACCGGCATCCCCGCCCACGACATGGTCAAAGAGGGGATGGCCCGGACCTTTCAGGACTTCGCGCCGCTGGAAGACCGGACCGTCGTCAAGAACGTCGAGCTTGCGCTCGCGCCGGACGAACTGTTCACCCTCTCCGGCGTCGGCGGCGAAACGGAGGCACTGGCCGAAGAGATCTGTCGCCGGGTCGGACTCGGCCAGGAACTCGGCCAGACGCCCTCCGAGTTGCCCCACGCCGGCATGCTGAAACTGGAAATCGCACGCGCCATCGCGACCCAGCCGGACGTGATGCTCGTCGACGAACCCTTCGCCGGCCTCTCGGGCCAAGAGGTCGAGGAACTCTCCGAAGTCCTCGAATCCCTCCGACAACACGGGATGACCCTCATCGTCGTCGACCACAACATGCACGGCCTGCTCAACCTCATCGACCGCGCCTTCGTCATCCAGTTCGGCGCGAAAATCGCCGAGGGAGAACCCGACGAAATCAAGAACGATCCGAAGGTACAGGAGGCCTACCTCGGAGGTGACGAGATATGAGCGCCGACGACTTCGAGTTCGAAACCACCAGCGACACGACCGACGCTGGCAGCACGAGCACGAAACAGGCCCAGACCGTCCTCGAAACCGAGGGCCTGAAAGTCTCCTACGGGAAGGTTCGAGCGCTCCGCGGCATCGACGTCACGGTCCGGGAGGGCGAAATCGTCTCGCTTATCGGCCCCAACGGCGCCGGCAAGACCACCTTCGCGAACACCGTCTCCGGGTTCCTCGATTACGACGGGAGCGTCCGCTACCGCGACCAGGAGGTCGCCAGAGTCGGGCAGAAAAACCTCGTCAATCAAGGCATGATTCACTGCACCGAAGAGCGAGACCTCTTCGGCTACATGGACGTCGAGGACAACCTCGAGTTGGGCGGGTACCTCCAGGACGACCACATCATCGAGGAGCGCAAGGAGTTCGTCTACGACCTCTTCCCGCGCCTCGACGAGCGGCGCGAACAGAACGCCCGCTCGATGTCTGGCGGCGAACAGCAGATGCTCGCCATCGGCCGTGCGCTGATGGGCGACCCCGACCTGCTCATCCTCGACGAACCGACCATCGGGCTGGCGCCGGTCATCCTGCAGGACATCGCGGACGCGCTGGACCCGATTCAGGAACGGGGCGTCACCATCCTGCTGACCGAGCAGAACGTCACCTTCGCGCTGAAACATGCCGACCGGATGTACCTGCTCGAAAACGGCGAAGCCGTCAAGGAAGGCACGCCCGAGGAACTGCGGGGCGACGACTACATCCGCGAGTCCTACCTCGGCGGCTAACGCCGCCCCCTGCTTGGGGTCCGAGCGAGAGCACGACCCCATCCACGTTCAGCCATGTACGACCACGACCGACGCCGACTGCCCGTATTCCGCGAAACCGCCGGAGAGACGCGTCATCGGGCCGTCGAAAGCTTTTATCACATCCACAGGTAGACCAATACGATGCGACTCAAAACGGCCGCCCTCCTCCTCACCCTCTGCTGTCTCTCGCTTGCCGTCTTCACCGGCGGCGCGACCGCTGCCCACGGCAGCGACAACACCAACTTCAC of the Natronomonas halophila genome contains:
- a CDS encoding ABC transporter ATP-binding protein, coding for MSTDQDHPSDFEEQQYGPDDGILVAQDLRKEFGGLVAVDDLSFAVQEGEILGFIGPNGAGKSTTFNCVTGTYQPTGGNVYFKGRDVTGIPAHDMVKEGMARTFQDFAPLEDRTVVKNVELALAPDELFTLSGVGGETEALAEEICRRVGLGQELGQTPSELPHAGMLKLEIARAIATQPDVMLVDEPFAGLSGQEVEELSEVLESLRQHGMTLIVVDHNMHGLLNLIDRAFVIQFGAKIAEGEPDEIKNDPKVQEAYLGGDEI
- a CDS encoding ABC transporter ATP-binding protein, which gives rise to MSADDFEFETTSDTTDAGSTSTKQAQTVLETEGLKVSYGKVRALRGIDVTVREGEIVSLIGPNGAGKTTFANTVSGFLDYDGSVRYRDQEVARVGQKNLVNQGMIHCTEERDLFGYMDVEDNLELGGYLQDDHIIEERKEFVYDLFPRLDERREQNARSMSGGEQQMLAIGRALMGDPDLLILDEPTIGLAPVILQDIADALDPIQERGVTILLTEQNVTFALKHADRMYLLENGEAVKEGTPEELRGDDYIRESYLGG